The Plasmodium malariae genome assembly, contig: PmUG01_00_15, whole genome shotgun sequence genome includes a region encoding these proteins:
- the PmUG01_00033300 gene encoding fam-m protein yields the protein MYIKEQNIKSLFLIKISMLILFTWLCHFINDMNGFIKSSDESYTLGSVLKKRTYRLLAEYKEGKGSNIVVLKDMPNYKECKNKDKSNNKKGGIRKNGKPNKSLSKKRFYTKLTDYNDGMSDRKYFHFEKKWIRKKHYELFQEQNKRISDKNLKKIKFRSYGFAVAVFFLFFLFGIGFPILQGLELLKPLQTQLLGILSEIIGNPTVVQHFICSIFYGVLIIILAIIIIITIPKILINNEKYKKYKLLDGK from the exons ATGTATATCAAGGAACAAAATATCAAATCtctgtttttaattaaaatttctatgcttattctttttacttGGTTATGCCATTTTATAAATGACAtg aATGGGTTTATCAAGTCTTCGGATGAAAGTTACACTCTTGGTAgcgttttaaaaaaaagaacttaTAGATTACTAGCTGAATATAAAGAGGGTAAGGGCTCAAATATTGTAGTATTAAAAGATATGCCAAATTATAAAGagtgtaaaaataaagataaatctaataataaaaaagggggAATACGAAAAAACGGAAAACCCAATAAATCATTAAGTAAGAAGAGATTCTATACAAAACTTACGGATTATAATGATGGAATGTCTGATAGaaaatatttccattttgaaaaaaaatggattagaaaaaaacattatgaGCTCTTCCAAGAAcagaataaaagaattagtgataaaaatttaaaaaaaataaaatttagaagtTACGGATTTGCAGTtgctgttttttttcttttttttttgtttggaATAGGATTCCCTATATTACAAGGTTTGGAGCTGCTTAAGCCTCTACAGACGCAGCTTCTAGGGATATTAAGTGAGATCATAGGTAATCCCACTGTAGTACAACACTTTATTTGTTCAATATTTTATGGAGtacttataataatattagctataataattataataactatTCCTAAGatcttaataaataatgaaaaatataaaaaatataagttgttggatggaaaataa
- the PmUG01_00033600 gene encoding STP1 protein translates to MNVKLLWKINVYGLGSSIVEYIATPKFRRIKEHIRKRTTYLKTEKNKEHFRNECLQLAQYLINEKSAPQYVQQGTWEEGLKKWLQSNYNGLTKYGGCPMILEQNDKDLLNLSYQADDFCEQKKKYMKDLRLFLETPNIYKCNDTFCETKCNEFKVWFEVNKKNFESQSDFIKNNYKCYSRKKVFPTKACNVLNPNTFKNIPKCIKINPDVREDTEPKIETEITKKENDPVTPEIPSNSEEKKSKETLSALRNQKSPEPQVQDKAPSAAIKETTVSRTDQYEVTSSTQSGISEPSTASNSSRTEIQSQTTLQPLAHKIPRVQQSTQAISPSHQSSFPSSKYVTIPEANNNLGIINSTYIFIIFLTELINVYIEKFLQYSLIGRFKKKKKIKSRQVHFLRIQLPSPSEKKSEFLLHDYIQDPTYYDKGIVKNIKIYEHNLNKNISASKRKNRNKTIIEVHMEVLQNFKNEEWESNKIEFLEICLKELLDKNYGTSTNLANDKIVENTKNTSDFENKQILWNKWIERYGNVTEKLKKLEWFNNLKDEWKTEQAHLKTSEDLKTILSNENHKIPFMNYQKDMWRQWVSKKGKIIEQHLEHELFNGFEEEFQNIRDEYKNESLLSMEELENNQRHKKLKKYINIKLLKRLCILVLIMVLEECKKEEYIGNRESRMDSFINELITIENSDGISDITDNIYRDKGNVLEDRENLEIHGYKNKDCFIQELEDWLREDDANLNSTDDKNIAENIIK, encoded by the exons ATGAATGTAAAGCTACTATGGAAAATT AACGTTTATGGGTTAGGTTCTTCAATTGTAGAATATATTGCCACCCCGAAATTTAGAAGGATTAAAGAGCACATTAGAAAAAGAACAACTTATTTAAAGACAGAGAAAAACAAAGAACATTTTAGAAATGAATGCTTACAATTGGCTCAgtatttaattaatgaaaagtCCGCACCACAATACGTTCAACAAGGTACATGGGAAGAAGGACTTAAGAAATGGCTTCAATCTAACTATAATGGTTTGACTAAATATGGAGGATGTCCTATGATTTTAGAGCAAAATGATAAAGATCTATTGAATTTATCATATCAAGCAGATGATTTTtgtgaacaaaaaaaaaagtatatgaaAGATCTACGGCTTTTTTTGGAAACaccaaatatatataaatgtaatgaTACTTTTTGTGAAACTAAATGTAATGAATTTAAAGTATGGTTTGAagtaaataagaaaaattttgaGAGTCAAAGTGacttcattaaaaataattacaaatgTTATTCAAGAAAAAAGGTATTTCCAACAAAAGCATGCAACGTACTTAATCCTaacacatttaaaaatattcccaaatgtataaaaattaatccAGATGTAAGGGAAGATACAGAACCTAAAATAGAAActgaaattacaaaaaaagaaaatgatcCAGTAACACCTGAAATTCCATCTAATtctgaagaaaaaaagtcaAAAGAAACTCTGTCTGCACTCAGAAATCAAAAGTCACCTGAACCCCAAGTTCAAGATAAAGCTCCATCAGCAGCTATAAAAGAAACTACAGTAAGTAGAACTGATCAGTATGAAGTTACATCCTCTACACAGTCTGGAATATCAGAACCTTCTACAGCTTCTAATTCTTCAAGAACAGAAATACAAAGCCAGACTACATTACAACCTCTAGCACATAAAATTCCAAGAGTACAACAAAGTACTCAAGCCATTTCTCCATCTCATCAAAGCTCATTTCCTTCCTCTAAATATGTAACTATTCCTGAAGCTAATAATAATCTAGGTATAATCAATtctacttatatttttattatttttttaactgaATTAATTAATGTGTACAttgaaaaatttttgcaG TATTCTTTAATAGggagatttaaaaaaaaaaaaaagataaaaagtaGACAAGTGCATTTTCTGAGAATACAACTACCTTCACcttctgaaaaaaaaagtgagtTTTTATTACATGATTACATACAAGACCCAACATATTATGATAAAggaatagtaaaaaatataaaaatatatgaacacaatttgaacaaaaatataagtgcTTCAAAGCGAAAGAACAGGAACAAAACTATTATAGAAGTACATATGGAAGTacttcaaaattttaaaaatgaagaatgggaatctaataaaatagaattcTTGGAAATATGCCTAAAAGAACTCttagataaaaattatggaaCAAGTACTAATTTAGCAAATGATAAAATAGTGgaaaatactaaaaataCTAGTGATTTTGAAAACAAACAAATTCTATGGAATAAATGGATAGAAAGATATGGAAATGTTactgaaaaattgaaaaaactagaatggtttaataatttgaaagaTGAATGGAAAACAGAACAAGCTCACTTAAAAACAAGTGAAgatttaaaaacaatattgTCAAATGAAAATCATAAAATTCCTTTTATGAATTATCAAAAAGATATGTGGAGACAGTGGGTATCAAAAAAGGGTAAAATTATAGAACAACATTTGGAACATGAGTTGTTTAACGGGTTTGAAGAAGAATTCCAGAATATAAgagatgaatataaaaatgaatccCTATTAAGTATGGAAGAACTGGAGAACAATCAAcgtcataaaaaattaaagaaatatataaatataaaattgctAAAAAGGCTGTGTATACTCGTACTCATAATGGTATTAGAAGAATGCAAAAAAGAAGAGTATATAGGAAATAGGGAATCACGTATGGACAGCTTTATAAATGAATTGATTACAATAGAAAATTCAGACGGAATATCAGATATTACAGATAACATATATAGAGATAAAGGAAATGTTTTAGAGGATAGAGAAAATCTGGAAATTCAtggttataaaaataaagattgTTTTATACAGGAGCTAGAAGATTGGTTAAGAGAGGATGATGCAAATTTAAATTCCAcagatgataaaaatatagcagaaaatattattaaataa
- the PmUG01_00033700 gene encoding Plasmodium exported protein, unknown function: MEQNISIIFLIKILMFILIIRMCHFYSDMSRFNKILDENYGFGRKLGIRIYRLLGICIGDIYPYVADLELKIPYKKKKKNKQLFIFDNEKWDEKKKEKLYRNALYKEKLIKKLMKNKCTMLHGSYSHYEKKVMNGLNDNAFFEKMMLINDKDYNKLKRKKYGLRICSLILLFVLVLIVPIVDLSLSNFSSVGKLLNTLCTLVYGTASTSGQQIEGNSGTFWSSTCQLSNLTGIKVFGVLVYCLPIIILGIILILGISSYYKNSIKYKKIRFLEAFNEW, encoded by the exons ATGGAACAAAATATTAGTATTATATTTCTaatcaaaattttaatgtttatCCTTATAATTCGGATGTGTCATTTTTACAGTGACATG agtaggtttaacaaaattttggATGAAAATTATGGTTTTGGTAGAAAGTTAGGTATACGAATTTATCGATTATTAGGAATTTGTATAGGCGATATTTATCCATATGTTGCAGATTTAGAATTAAAGATaccatataaaaaaaaaaaaaagaacaaacaattatttatttttgataatgaaaaatgggacgaaaaaaaaaaagaaaaattatatagaaatgcattatataaggaaaaattgATTAAGAaacttatgaaaaataaatgtaccaTGCTTCATGGATCATATTCtcattatgaaaaaaaagtaatgaaTGGACTAAATGATAATgctttttttgaaaaaatgatGTTAATTAATGATAAGGATTACAACAAATTAAAgcgtaaaaaatatggattaAGAATTTGCTCacttatattattgttcGTATTGGTATTAATTGTACCTATAGTAGATTTATCATTAAGTAATTTTAGTTCTGTAggtaaattattaaatacattatGTACTTTAGTATATGGAACAGCATCTACTTCGGGGCAACAAATTGAAGGTAATTCGGGAACTTTTTGGTCCTCTACATGTCAATTGAGTAATCTGACAGGAATTAAAGTATTTGGTGTTCTAGTATATTGTTTACCTATCATAATATTGGGAATTATACTTATACTAGGAATTTCttcttattataaaaattctataaaatataaaaaaattaggttTTTGGAAGCGTTCAACGAATGGtaa